In Tursiops truncatus isolate mTurTru1 chromosome X, mTurTru1.mat.Y, whole genome shotgun sequence, the following proteins share a genomic window:
- the LOC117310400 gene encoding paraneoplastic antigen Ma6F-like gives MAGPTGGATAAPEEAVVTAAGAMGEAGPGTQQWRQASQPVLDSMGYQELGTFSGMEEPGHGEGSSESWLEQASHTLHLWRHVSERERRRRLVESLRGPALDLLRGLLAEDPELAAQDCLAALVQVFGNKDPRGSARLKFVTCAQRPQETLSAYVMRLEGLLQSALEKGAIHPAMADQARARQVLTRARLNDTLRDTLRRRRLMRRPPGFAGMLRLIQKTEAWDADPASREHFPGQEEARVDVAVLAAAAQAAPAHEAITAGTTAHGEDTTAQAARSKEGSAEDHPAREEASAAVAGTAKAGEAAPEDHGAARAAPEDDGAARAAPGPGETSKASMATQEDGSAAAPAGLGQAGPSDAPGVPMPGRMGSASPVAPGGPGWEPEGLAQAEGQEAEETPEEGLKPIPEELGNEDGAAEMSPPGCTSGQ, from the coding sequence ATGGCAGGACCCACGGGCGGGGCAACGGCTGCGCCTGAGGAAGCAGTTGTGACAGCGGCAGGCGCCATGGGTGAGGCAGGGCCCGGGACCCAGCAGTGGAGGCAGGCCTCGCAGCCCGTGCTGGACAGCATGGGCTACCAGGAGCTGGGAACCTTCTCTGGGATGGAAGAGCCGGGCCACGGGGAAGGGTCCTCTGAGAGCTGGCTGGAGCAGGCCAGCCACACGCTGCACCTGTGGCGCCACGTGtctgagagggagaggaggaggaggctggtgGAGAGCTTGCGCGGCCCCGCGCTGGACCTCCTGCGCGGCCTCCTGGCGGAAGATCCCGAGCTGGCTGCCCAGGACTGCCTGGCCGCGCTGGTGCAGGTGTTTGGGAACAAGGACCCCCGGGGGAGTGCTCGGCTGAAGTTCGTGACCTGTGCCCAGCGGCCCCAGGAGACTCTCTCTGCGTACGTGATGCGCCTGGAAGGCCTGCTGCAGTCGGCCCTGGAGAAGGGGGCCATCCACCCGGCCATGGCGGACCAGGCGCGCGCCCGGCAGGTGCTGACGCGGGCCCGGCTGAACGACACGCTCCGGGACACGCTGAGGAGGAGGCGGCTGATGAGGAGGCCTCCCGGCTTTGCGGGGATGCTGCGGCTCATCCAGAAGACCGAGGCCTGGGACGCCGACCCGGCTAGCAGGGAGCACTtcccagggcaggaagaggcCCGTGTGGACGTTGCAGTCCTGGCAGCAGCCGCCCAGGCCGCCCCGGCCCATGAGGCCATCACCGCAGGCACCACTGCACATGGTGAAGATACCACCGCCCAGGCCGCCCGTTCCAAGGAAGGGAGCGCCGAGGACCACCCAGCACGTGAGGAGGCCAGTGCGGCAGTTGCCGGCACTGCCAAGGCTGGCGAGGCGGCCCCTGAAGACCATGGTGCCGCCAGGGCAGCCCCTGAAGACGATGGTGCCgccagggcagcccctggccctggggagACCAGCAAGGCGTCCATGGCCACTCAGGAAGATGGAAGTGCTGCCGCCCCTGCGGGCCTAGGTCAGGCAGGACCCTCAGATGCCCCCGGGGTCCCCATGCCTGGCCGGATGGGCAGTGCTTCCCCGGTGGCCCCAGGAGGTCCTGGCTGGGAGCCAGAGGGCCTCGCCCAGGCAGAAGGCCAGGAGGCCGAGGAGACCCCCGAGGAGGGGCTCAAGCCCATCCCAGAAGAGCTGGGAAATGAGGACGGGGCTGCAGAGATGAGCCCCCCGGGGTGCACCTCAGGCCAGTAG